Genomic DNA from Nitrospirota bacterium:
CCGACGACGTTGTCTCGCCGGAATTCATCGGAGGTCTCAGGATGGCGTCAACAATGGTTCGGCCCGAGGCTGTTGGTTTTTTTGATATGATGGTAAAACATGCGGATGAAACTTACAGGCTGGAGGATTTAACTGTAGATGCCGGATGCCCGTTTGCCGGAAAGACATTGAAGGCATCCGGGCTTCCTGATAAAAGAGGGATTAGCGTTGTCGCGGTAAAAAAACGGGGAAAATATATTTTCAATCCATCTGCTGATGAACGGCTTGAAGGAGGAGACGTCCTCATACTTATCGGTGAAACAAACATGATAAGGGAGATTAAGGCGGCGGGAAAATAGGGCATGTCCTCCGGTGAAAAACAGGGCTGGGAAATCCTCACAAAACTCAATCCTGAAGATGTCTGCAAAAGTGCGCAGGCTGCTTACGATAATGCCTCTTCTTTTTATACCTTAAAATCATTGGGCATGGATATCCATATTTCTCCAAAGGAGGAAAAGATTTTCAGCCATGCCCCCGGAAGTCAGGTTATCCTGCAGAGGCTTGCATATTTTTCACACCTTTCAATCCTCAGATATCTGACAGACGCAAAAGACATCCCGCTGTCCGGAGAGTTGATAAAGCCCGTCAATCTGAAAGGCGGCCAGCTTTTTTTCAGAGGTACCCATGTCCTGCCCTGTAATGCGCTCGCTGAGAAATACGGGAATAACATTGAAGGATTTCTTGCAAAAGGCTCTGAACTTGGAGGGGAACAGCTCAAATACGGCGATGCGTCAATTAGACTTTTCCCGCTTCCTGGGATTCCGGTTGTGCTGATATTATGGAGAGCAGATGATGAATTCCCTGCACGCCTTGATTTGCTGTTTGATTCAACCTGCGAGATTCAACTGCCGATTGACATCATCTGGTCTGTTGCCATGATGAGCCTGCTGATAATGATGTAAGCTGATGTCTAAAATCTTAGACTCTTAAGCACCACAGCAAAAAAGTCTTTATCAACACGGTCAAAGTCCTTGTCCCGGGCAATGGCTGTCACACTATAGCGGTTTGTACCTTTAAAAAATATTGAATCT
This window encodes:
- a CDS encoding DUF3786 domain-containing protein; its protein translation is MSSGEKQGWEILTKLNPEDVCKSAQAAYDNASSFYTLKSLGMDIHISPKEEKIFSHAPGSQVILQRLAYFSHLSILRYLTDAKDIPLSGELIKPVNLKGGQLFFRGTHVLPCNALAEKYGNNIEGFLAKGSELGGEQLKYGDASIRLFPLPGIPVVLILWRADDEFPARLDLLFDSTCEIQLPIDIIWSVAMMSLLIMM